In Roseomonas marmotae, a single window of DNA contains:
- a CDS encoding ABC transporter permease, whose translation MIGWLLALPALCILGLAFLWPLAALFRISLNRTLESGAMEVAVTGESYARLLGDDFTWQLVRDTLVLSASSSAVAVMLALPVALMVRAASPRWRGLLALMGIAPLLISGTARLVGWMAILGDQGMINVVLQGIGITDAPLRMINNWTGVRIGLVESLMPYAVLVLLAGLGRLDSRLEEAAATLGANRVQTFFRVTLPLAAPVLLAAWLLDLVLGISAFITPKLMGGGRVFVLATEIYDLALESVNWPAAAALAMLLLGGLLTLMLARLAFGWTQGRRA comes from the coding sequence GTGATCGGCTGGCTGCTGGCCCTTCCGGCGCTCTGCATCCTCGGGCTTGCTTTTCTCTGGCCGCTGGCCGCGCTCTTCCGCATCAGCCTGAACCGCACGCTGGAAAGCGGTGCCATGGAAGTGGCGGTGACCGGGGAGAGCTATGCGAGGCTGCTGGGCGACGACTTCACCTGGCAGCTGGTGCGGGACACGCTGGTTCTCTCAGCGAGCTCCTCCGCCGTGGCGGTGATGCTGGCGCTGCCCGTCGCGCTGATGGTGCGCGCCGCCTCGCCGCGCTGGCGCGGCCTGCTGGCGCTGATGGGCATCGCGCCGCTGCTGATCTCCGGCACCGCACGGCTGGTGGGATGGATGGCCATCCTGGGCGACCAGGGGATGATCAACGTGGTGCTGCAGGGCATCGGCATCACCGATGCGCCGCTCCGTATGATCAACAACTGGACCGGCGTGCGCATCGGCCTCGTGGAAAGCCTGATGCCCTATGCCGTGCTGGTGTTGCTGGCCGGGCTCGGCCGCTTGGACAGCCGGCTGGAGGAAGCCGCGGCCACGCTGGGCGCCAACCGCGTGCAGACCTTCTTCCGTGTCACGCTGCCCCTGGCGGCCCCGGTGCTGCTGGCGGCCTGGCTGCTGGACCTGGTGTTGGGCATCTCCGCCTTCATCACGCCCAAGCTGATGGGCGGCGGGCGCGTCTTCGTGCTGGCGACCGAGATCTATGATCTGGCGTTGGAAAGCGTGAACTGGCCGGCGGCGGCCGCGCTGGCGATGCTGCTGCTGGGCGGGCTTCTGACATTGATGCTGGCGCGTCTGGCTTTCGGCTGGACGCAGGGGAGGCGCGCATGA
- a CDS encoding ABC transporter permease yields MKPTWVLRAFATLGYAVLMAPAALVLVLSFSAGDFLNFPPPGFSTRWYEALISNGAMMSALGTSAILATVVALLALLAGGPAAYAIARLEFPGRGLLAAMLTAPLLLPTLVLGLALLLVLQPLGLAATWPGLVLGHCLVAIPFATRIMTTAFAAVPKELEAAAWTLGATPFQAALRITLPNAAPGAIAAGVLTFLVSFDETVISLFLVGPRLTTLPVEMFRYAEQTTDPLIAALAMSLIAFAFLMVLIVERLMGFSNAMGRN; encoded by the coding sequence ATGAAGCCGACCTGGGTGCTGCGCGCCTTCGCCACGCTGGGCTACGCCGTCCTGATGGCGCCGGCCGCGCTGGTACTGGTGCTGTCCTTCAGCGCGGGCGATTTCCTCAACTTCCCGCCGCCGGGCTTCTCCACCCGCTGGTATGAGGCGCTGATCTCCAACGGCGCGATGATGTCGGCCCTCGGCACCAGCGCCATCCTGGCCACCGTGGTCGCGCTTCTGGCGCTGCTGGCGGGCGGCCCGGCCGCCTATGCCATCGCCCGGCTGGAATTCCCGGGACGGGGCCTGCTGGCGGCCATGCTGACGGCGCCGCTGCTGCTGCCGACGCTGGTGCTGGGCCTGGCCCTCCTGCTGGTGCTGCAACCGCTGGGGCTGGCCGCCACCTGGCCGGGGCTGGTGCTCGGGCATTGCCTCGTCGCCATTCCCTTCGCCACGCGCATCATGACCACCGCCTTCGCCGCCGTGCCGAAGGAGCTGGAGGCCGCGGCCTGGACGCTCGGCGCCACCCCGTTCCAGGCGGCGCTGCGCATCACGCTGCCGAATGCCGCGCCGGGGGCCATCGCCGCCGGCGTGCTGACCTTCCTCGTCAGCTTCGACGAGACGGTCATCAGCCTGTTCCTCGTCGGGCCGCGCCTGACGACCCTGCCGGTGGAGATGTTCCGCTACGCGGAGCAGACAACCGACCCGCTGATCGCCGCCCTGGCGATGAGCCTGATCGCCTTCGCCTTCCTGATGGTGCTGATCGTTGAGCGCCTGATGGGTTTCTCGAACGCCATGGGACGCAATTGA